From a region of the Candida albicans SC5314 chromosome 1, complete sequence genome:
- the CLA4 gene encoding serine/threonine protein kinase (Ste20p family Ser/Thr kinase required for wild-type filamentous growth, organ colonization and virulence in mouse systemic infection; role in chlamydospore formation; functional homolog of S. cerevisiae Cla4p; mutant caspofungin sensitive), translating into MTSIYTSDLKNHRRAPPPPNGAAGSGSGSSSGSGSGSGSGSGSGSLTNIVTSSNSLGVTANQTKPIQLNINSSKRQSGWVHVKDDGIFTSFRWNKRFMVINDKTLNFYKQEPYSSDGNSNSNTPDLSFPLYLINNINLKPNSGYSKTSQSFEIVPKNNNKSILISVKTNNDYLDWLDAFTTKCPLVQIGENNSGVSSSHPHLQIQHLTNGSLNGNSSSSPTSGLSSSSVLTGGNSGVSGPINFTHKVHVGFDPASGNFTGLPDTWKSLLQHSKITNEDWKKDPVAVIKVLEFYSDINGGNSAAGTPIGSPMINSKTNNNNNDPNNYSSAKNNVQEANLQEWVKPPAKSTVSQFKPSRAAPKPPTPYHLTQLNGSSHQHTSSSGSLPSSGNNNNNNNSTNNNNTKNVSPLNNLMNKSELIPARRAPPPPTSGTSSDTYSNKNHQDRSGYEQQRQQRTDSSQQQQQQQKQHQYQQKSQQQQQQPLSSHQGGTSHIPKQVPPTLPSSGPPTQAASGKSMPSKIHPDLKIQQGTNNYIKSSGTDANQVDGDAKQFIKPFNLQSKKSQQQLASKQPSPPSSQQQQQKPMTSHGLMGTSHSVTKPLNPVNDPIKPLNLKSSKSKEALNETSGVSKTPSPTDKSNKPTAPASGPAVTKTAKQLKKERERLNDLQIIAKLKTVVNNQDPKPLFRIVEKAGQGASGNVYLAEMIKDNNRKIAIKQMDLDAQPRKELIINEILVMKDSQHKNIVNFLDSYLIGDNELWVIMEYMQGGSLTEIIENNDFKLNEKQIATICFETLKGLQHLHKKHIIHRDIKSDNVLLDAYGNVKITDFGFCAKLTDQRNKRATMVGTPYWMAPEVVKQKEYDEKVDVWSLGIMTIEMIEGEPPYLNEEPLKALYLIATNGTPKLKKPELLSNSIKKFLSICLCVDVRYRASTDELLEHSFIQHKSGKIEELAPLLEWKKQQQKHQQHKQETSDTGFA; encoded by the coding sequence ATGACAAGTATTTATACATcagatttgaaaaaccaTAGACGTGCGCCACCTCCACCAAATGGGGCAGCTGGCTCTGGCTCAGGTTCTAGTTCTGGTTCTGGCTCAGGTTCTGGTTCTGGTTCGGGTTCTGGCAGTTTGACTAATATTGTTACCAGTTCTAATAGTCTTGGCGTAACAGCAAATCAAACCAAACCcattcaattaaatataaattctAGCAAACGTCAATCAGGTTGGGTTCATGTTAAAGATGATGGTATTTTCACATCATTTAGATGGAACAAAAGGTTTATGGtcattaatgataaaaCTTTAAACTTTTATAAACAAGAACCATATTCTAGTGATGGTAATTCCAATTCTAATACCCCTGATTTATCATTCCCActatatttaattaataatattaatttgaaaccaaACTCCGGGTATAGCAAAACTTCAcaatcatttgaaattgttcccaaaaacaataataaatcaattttgatttctgtTAAAACCAATAATGATTATTTGGATTGGCTAGATGCATTCACCACAAAATGTCCTTTAGTACAAATTGGTGAAAATAATAGTGGTGTATCAAGTAGTCACCCTCATTTACAAATTCAACATTTAACCAATGGTTCTTTAAACGGcaattcatcttcatcaccaACATCTGGATTATCGTCTTCTTCAGTGCTAACTGGAGGTAATTCTGGTGTCTCTGGTCCTATTAATTTCACTCATAAAGTACACGTGGGATTTGATCCTGCCAGTGGTAATTTTACTGGATTACCAGACACTTGGAAAAGTTTATTACAACATTCGAAAATCACTAATGAGGATTGGAAAAAAGATCCTGTTGCTGTTATTAAAGTTTTAGAATTTTATTCCGATATAAATGGAGGTAATTCTGCTGCTGGAACTCCAATTGGATCACCCATGATCAATTCCAaaaccaacaataataataatgaccCTAACAATTACTCATCAGCCAAAAACAATGTCCAAGAGGCAAATTTACAAGAATGGGTAAAACCTCCAGCAAAATCTACTGTCTCACAATTCAAACCTAGTCGAGCTGCACCAAAACCACCAACTCCATATCATTTGACACAACTAAATGGCTCTTCCCACCAACatacatcatcatcaggCTCATTACCTAGTTctggtaataataataataataacaacagcactaacaataataatactaaaaaCGTTTCAccattgaataatttgatgaatAAATCTGAACTTATTCCTGCTAGAAGAGCTCCACCACCTCCAACAAGTGGCACATCTTCAGATACATATTCTAATAAGAATCATCAAGATAGATCTGGATATGAACAACAACGTCAACAACGTACTGACtcatcacaacaacaacaacaacaacaaaagcaacatcaatatcaacagaaatcccaacaacaacaacaacaaccattATCTCTGCATCAAGGTGGGACTTCGCATATTCCGAAACAAGTACCTCCTACATTACCATCATCTGGACCACCCACTCAGGCTGCTTCAGGAAAATCAATGCCATCTAAAATTCATCCTGATCTTAAGATTCAACAAGGCacaaataattatattaaGAGTAGCGGTACTGATGCTAATCAAGTCGATGGTGATGCtaaacaatttattaaaccaTTTAATTTACAACTGAAAAAGAGTCAGCAACAATTGGCATCAAAACAACCGTCACCACCTTCAtctcaacaacagcaacaaaaaCCTATGACATCACATGGATTAATGGGTACATCACATTCAGTTACTAAACCATTGAATCCAGTCAATGATCCAATCAAAccattaaatttgaaatcatctAAATCCAAAGAAGCATTAAATGAAACTCTGGGGGTGCTGAAAACACCATCACCTAcagataaatcaaataaaccAACTGCACCTGCTAGTGGTCCTGCAGTGACCAAAACAGCTAAACAACTCAAGAAGGAACGAGAAAGATTGAATGATTTACAAATCATTgctaaattgaaaacagtGGTTAATAATCAAGATCCTAAACCATTATTtagaattgttgaaaaagcTGGTCAAGGTGCTAGTGGGAATGTTTATTTGGCGGAAATGATCAAAGATAATAATCGAAAGATTGCGATTAAACAAATGGATCTTGATGCTCAGCCCCGTAAAGAGttaataattaatgaaatctTGGTTATGAAAGATAGTCAAcataaaaatattgttaattttttggATTCTTATTTAATTGGAGATAATGAATTATGGGTAATTATGGAATATATGCAAGGTGGTTCATTAACggaaatcattgaaaataatgattttaaattgaatgaaaaacaaattgccACTATATGTTTTGAAACCTTAAAGGGGTTACAACATTTACATAAGAAACATATTATTCATCGTGATATTAAATCCGATAATGTTTTATTAGATGCATATGGTAATGTTAAAATCACTGATTTTGGATTTTGTGCTAAATTAACTGatcaaagaaataaacGTGCCACAATGGTGGGGACACCATATTGGATGGCACCTGAAGTGGTTAAACAAAAGGAATatgatgaaaaagttgatgTTTGGTCATTGGGGATTATGACTATTGAAATGATTGAAGGAGAACCACCTTATTTGAATGAAGAACCATTAAAAGCATTATATCTTATAGCTACTAATGGTAcaccaaaattgaaaaaaccCGAATTATTATcgaattcaattaaaaaatttttatcaatttgtcTTTGTGTTGATGTTAGATATCGTGCTAGTACtgatgaattattagaacattcatttattcaaCATAAATCAGggaaaattgaagaattggcaccattattagaatggaaaaaacaacaacaaaagcaTCAACAGCATAAACAAGAAACACTGGATACAGGGTTTGCATAA